One Microbacter margulisiae genomic window carries:
- the trpS gene encoding tryptophan--tRNA ligase, with the protein MNTEITGSGTYEATVERSKKLEQDLTVHPENYRVLTGDRPTGRLHIGHLFGSLQNRVRLHNLGVETFIVIADYQVLTDRDSFDKISDNVRQLTLDYMAAGLDPTDGKTFIFPHSYVPELNQLLLPFLTLVSNAELNRNPTVKEEIQASGLKSINAGMYTYPVHQAADILFCKGNVVPVGKDQLPHLELTRLIARRFNEKFAAENPVFPEPQPLLSKSPMILGLDGSQKMSKSRNNAIMLSATEDETAALIKKAKTDAERFITYEPERRPEIANLLLLISMCTGNTPEAVAEHIGDGGAGQLKKLLTESINEYLRPFRQKRTELESNMDYVRQVLLDGAQKARAVGAATLEEVRAAMNMKI; encoded by the coding sequence ATGAATACAGAAATAACAGGATCAGGCACCTACGAGGCAACCGTTGAGAGAAGTAAAAAACTGGAACAGGACTTAACCGTTCATCCCGAAAACTATCGCGTACTGACAGGAGACCGGCCAACAGGACGTCTTCATATCGGGCACCTCTTCGGGTCATTGCAAAACCGCGTCAGGCTGCACAATCTGGGAGTGGAAACTTTTATCGTGATTGCCGACTATCAGGTACTCACCGACAGGGATTCGTTTGATAAGATATCGGACAACGTGCGCCAGCTCACCCTCGATTACATGGCTGCCGGCCTCGACCCCACCGATGGAAAGACTTTTATTTTCCCCCACAGCTATGTCCCCGAACTGAATCAACTGTTACTTCCTTTCCTTACGCTGGTGTCGAATGCCGAACTTAACCGGAATCCTACGGTGAAAGAAGAGATTCAGGCATCTGGTTTAAAGAGCATCAACGCGGGGATGTACACTTACCCTGTCCACCAGGCTGCGGATATTCTTTTTTGCAAGGGGAATGTGGTTCCCGTGGGCAAAGACCAGTTGCCTCACCTCGAACTGACCCGTCTGATCGCCCGCCGTTTCAATGAGAAGTTTGCTGCTGAGAACCCCGTGTTCCCCGAACCGCAACCGTTGCTGAGCAAGTCGCCCATGATTCTTGGTCTGGATGGTTCGCAGAAAATGAGCAAAAGCCGTAACAATGCCATTATGCTAAGTGCTACCGAGGACGAAACGGCTGCCCTGATCAAAAAAGCCAAAACCGATGCAGAACGTTTTATCACCTACGAACCTGAAAGACGTCCCGAAATTGCCAACCTGCTATTGTTGATCTCCATGTGTACGGGCAACACCCCCGAAGCCGTTGCCGAACATATCGGTGATGGAGGTGCCGGTCAACTGAAGAAACTCCTGACCGAGTCGATTAATGAATACCTGAGGCCCTTCCGTCAGAAACGTACCGAGCTGGAGTCCAATATGGATTATGTGCGCCAGGTATTGCTCGATGGTGCACAAAAAGCAAGGGCAGTAGGCGCCGCTACGCTTGAAGAAGTGCGTGCTGCGATGAATATGAAGATATAA
- a CDS encoding IS1595 family transposase has product MNLLNFILNFPDEESCIAHFKAQRDQIGIVCPKCGSTKHIWLKNKLRYECTHCHHRQSIRRGTVLEFSKLPFRYWYVAMHLLTSTKKSFSASELQRQLGHKRYQPIWEMHKKLSDIMGKRDNEYQLSGQIELDNAFITTLISDDCKQQNLKRGAGSQNKSKVLVMTESIVVENPKPGKKPKKINHIKMQVVPDLRADTAVEIVKEQIDSKAELTTDDSKTFFKLHQAVESQKAQVIEPEDLQKILPWVHISIANVKRLLLDMHHQLKKEYLQYYLNEFCYKFNRRYFGEKMFDRLVFAAANYNTDFKSRIYNRSLCG; this is encoded by the coding sequence ATGAATCTCTTGAATTTCATTCTAAATTTTCCCGATGAGGAATCCTGTATTGCGCATTTTAAGGCGCAACGGGATCAAATCGGTATTGTTTGTCCAAAATGCGGCAGCACAAAACATATTTGGCTTAAAAACAAGCTACGTTACGAGTGTACGCATTGTCATCATCGCCAGTCCATACGAAGGGGTACAGTATTAGAATTTTCTAAACTCCCTTTTCGTTACTGGTATGTTGCCATGCACCTTTTGACCAGTACCAAAAAATCTTTTTCGGCTTCCGAGTTGCAACGGCAACTGGGACATAAACGCTATCAACCCATTTGGGAAATGCACAAGAAATTGAGCGACATAATGGGTAAACGCGACAATGAATATCAGCTTTCGGGACAAATAGAACTTGACAATGCTTTTATTACCACTCTGATAAGTGATGACTGTAAGCAACAGAACTTAAAACGTGGTGCAGGCAGTCAGAATAAGTCTAAAGTCCTTGTAATGACAGAAAGCATTGTGGTTGAAAATCCAAAACCGGGTAAAAAGCCCAAAAAGATAAACCACATTAAAATGCAGGTAGTGCCTGATTTAAGAGCTGACACTGCCGTTGAAATTGTCAAAGAACAAATTGATTCAAAGGCGGAATTAACCACCGATGATTCAAAAACATTTTTTAAGCTACATCAAGCTGTGGAGTCTCAAAAGGCTCAGGTTATTGAACCAGAAGACCTTCAGAAGATACTTCCATGGGTTCATATCAGTATTGCAAACGTGAAACGTTTACTACTTGATATGCACCACCAGCTTAAAAAAGAGTATTTACAATATTATCTCAATGAGTTCTGCTATAAGTTCAACCGAAGATATTTCGGGGAAAAGATGTTCGATAGATTAGTGTTTGCCGCTGCAAATTACAATACCGATTTCAAATCCAGAATTTATAACAGGTCGCTTTGCGGATAA
- a CDS encoding phage holin family protein, whose product MLYLQHEPQWRCYLIAFLMIVFGVVFLFVLSWMGGFGGKSTLSWWWGTLILPYPLGWLLMIILLVRKGYKQLKKQSSSK is encoded by the coding sequence GTGCTTTATCTGCAACATGAACCTCAATGGCGATGCTATCTGATCGCTTTTCTAATGATTGTGTTTGGTGTCGTATTCCTCTTTGTCTTATCATGGATGGGTGGATTTGGTGGTAAGTCAACCCTTTCCTGGTGGTGGGGAACCCTTATCCTTCCTTATCCGTTAGGTTGGCTATTGATGATCATTCTTCTTGTCAGAAAAGGATATAAACAATTGAAAAAACAGTCTTCATCAAAATGA